One segment of Geomonas ferrireducens DNA contains the following:
- the ttcA gene encoding tRNA 2-thiocytidine(32) synthetase TtcA, with product MALIEDALFTRIKNRVGRAISEFDLISEGDRVAVAVSGGKDSYAMLHVLETLRRRAPVRYELVAINIDSGYRGYRADIIEEHLKEHGFTYHMEKTEHYDIISEKRRPNSSYCSICARLKRGTLYTLAQQMGCNKLALGHHMDDFVETLLLNQFFVGSLKAMAPSMLADNGVTTVIRPLVYVPEKDIIPFSRNNRFPVVCCCCPVCGTADLQRKRMKELLSTLERDNPFVKNSLLKALSNVHPRHLLDKGLTRKPS from the coding sequence GTGGCGCTTATTGAGGACGCGCTCTTCACGCGCATCAAGAACAGGGTAGGCAGGGCGATTTCCGAGTTCGATCTTATCTCGGAAGGGGACCGCGTCGCGGTCGCTGTATCGGGTGGGAAGGACTCCTACGCGATGCTGCACGTGTTGGAGACCCTGCGTCGGCGCGCTCCGGTGCGCTACGAACTGGTCGCCATCAACATCGATTCCGGCTACCGGGGCTACCGCGCCGACATCATAGAGGAACACCTGAAGGAGCACGGCTTCACCTATCACATGGAGAAGACCGAGCACTACGACATCATCTCCGAGAAGCGGCGCCCGAACTCCTCCTACTGTTCGATCTGCGCAAGGCTAAAGCGCGGCACCCTGTACACCCTCGCGCAGCAGATGGGGTGCAACAAGCTCGCGCTCGGGCACCACATGGATGATTTCGTCGAGACGCTGCTTTTAAACCAGTTCTTCGTCGGCTCGCTGAAGGCGATGGCCCCCAGCATGCTGGCGGACAACGGCGTAACCACGGTCATCAGGCCACTGGTCTACGTTCCGGAGAAGGATATTATCCCGTTCTCGCGCAACAACCGTTTTCCCGTGGTTTGCTGCTGCTGTCCCGTCTGCGGGACCGCGGACCTGCAGCGCAAGAGGATGAAGGAACTCCTCTCCACCTTGGAGCGGGACAACCCCTTCGTGAAGAACAGCCTCCTGAAGGCCTTGTCAAACGTCCACCCGCGCCATTTGCTGGACAAAGGGTTGACGAGAAAGCCCTCCTGA
- a CDS encoding nitrite/sulfite reductase domain-containing protein, which produces MKKDILEKGAILQRDRETYAIAPHIPGGFTDTATLRKICDVADKYGLTLKITSAQRIAMFGVKEEELDAVWTDLAQEPGAAIGLCVRSIRICPGTQQCKRAVLDSASLGLKLDKIYHAMELPNKMKMGVSGCLLACAESGVKDIGIVGHNKGWRVLVGGNAGPRPRLGEMLVDNIQTEEEVLEVVAKVIEVYKNDPQQGRLGRLIEEIGIEAFRARIFGTQQ; this is translated from the coding sequence ATGAAGAAAGACATCCTGGAAAAAGGCGCCATCCTGCAGCGCGACCGTGAAACCTACGCCATCGCACCGCACATCCCCGGGGGCTTCACCGACACCGCCACGTTGAGAAAGATCTGTGACGTGGCCGACAAGTACGGGCTCACGCTTAAGATCACTTCGGCGCAGCGCATCGCCATGTTCGGCGTGAAGGAAGAGGAACTGGACGCGGTCTGGACCGACCTCGCCCAGGAGCCGGGCGCCGCCATCGGCCTGTGCGTCAGGAGCATCAGGATCTGCCCCGGCACCCAGCAGTGCAAGCGCGCCGTGCTCGACTCCGCCTCGCTCGGTCTCAAGCTGGACAAGATCTACCATGCCATGGAGCTCCCCAACAAGATGAAGATGGGTGTCTCCGGCTGCCTGCTTGCCTGCGCCGAGTCCGGCGTTAAGGACATCGGCATCGTCGGCCACAACAAGGGGTGGCGCGTCCTCGTCGGGGGGAACGCTGGTCCCCGCCCGCGCCTGGGCGAGATGCTCGTGGACAACATCCAGACCGAAGAAGAAGTGCTCGAGGTGGTGGCGAAGGTGATCGAGGTCTACAAGAACGATCCGCAGCAGGGACGGCTGGGGAGGCTTATCGAGGAGATCGGCATCGAGGCTTTCCGCGCCCGCATCTTCGGCACGCAGCAGTAG
- a CDS encoding bifunctional homocysteine S-methyltransferase/methylenetetrahydrofolate reductase, translating to MRESFLERIAAGVLVGDGAIGTMLYAKGVAPEANFEHLNLVRPELVLELHREYLDAGAQVIETNTFGANCAKLSAIGLGAKVAEINRKGAQLAKSAAAGRDVFVAGSIGPLGRGKAELSAERIAECFRVQSAALAEGGVDLLILETFSELDELLTALAAAKETGLPVVANLAFGEGGRLPGGTRAEDAAQRLAAAGADLVGANCGAGPLELLATVKRIAAACSLPIAAYPNSGFPEYLEGRYIYRTTPEYFADRAEELVEAGASLVGGCCGTTPEHIRVMADRMQGRSAPASAVVRKALAVDGGVAVGEAPIPVPDTVSGSEPVALGSFLDAWGVEPVITVELDPPKGLDCERVLAGSRALKDAGAHAINLAENPLARVRMGNLALAATIRRVVGIEVIAHVTCRDRNLIGMQSDLMGASLLGVTSILAVTGDPASLGDEAGATSVFDLNSFTLLKLLSDLNRGVNALGNPIGAGTGFTLGAAFNPNTQRMDVQVGRLEKKVANGARFVQTQPIYDIARFEEMMERTAGLGIPILPGVLPLVSGRNAEFLHNEVPGIVIPEAIRKRMAGKTGEEGVAEGLAIAREFIEAAGAKAGGFYLIPPFGKYEIAVELVSFIKQRTRKAEHRGH from the coding sequence ATGAGGGAAAGCTTTCTGGAGCGAATCGCGGCGGGTGTCCTTGTCGGCGACGGTGCCATTGGCACCATGCTCTACGCCAAGGGGGTGGCGCCGGAGGCGAACTTCGAGCACCTGAACCTGGTGCGTCCGGAACTCGTACTGGAGCTGCACCGCGAGTACCTCGACGCCGGAGCGCAGGTCATCGAGACCAACACCTTCGGTGCCAACTGCGCCAAGCTCTCCGCCATCGGTCTGGGCGCCAAGGTGGCCGAGATCAACCGCAAAGGGGCGCAGCTTGCGAAAAGCGCCGCGGCCGGTCGTGACGTCTTCGTGGCCGGCTCCATAGGTCCCCTCGGGCGCGGCAAGGCGGAACTCTCCGCCGAGCGGATCGCGGAGTGCTTCCGGGTCCAGTCGGCGGCACTCGCCGAGGGGGGCGTGGATCTGCTGATCCTCGAGACCTTCTCCGAGCTCGACGAGCTTCTCACCGCCCTGGCAGCTGCGAAAGAGACCGGGCTCCCGGTGGTCGCTAACCTCGCCTTCGGCGAAGGGGGGCGCCTCCCCGGCGGAACCCGCGCCGAGGACGCCGCGCAGCGTCTCGCCGCAGCCGGGGCCGACCTGGTCGGCGCCAACTGCGGCGCCGGGCCGCTAGAGCTCCTTGCGACGGTGAAGCGGATCGCCGCCGCCTGTTCCCTCCCGATCGCCGCCTATCCCAACAGCGGGTTCCCCGAATACCTGGAAGGGCGCTACATCTACCGCACCACGCCCGAGTACTTCGCCGACCGCGCCGAGGAACTGGTCGAAGCCGGCGCCTCCCTGGTGGGTGGGTGCTGCGGCACCACGCCGGAACACATCCGGGTGATGGCGGATCGGATGCAGGGGAGAAGCGCTCCTGCATCCGCAGTGGTGAGAAAGGCGTTGGCAGTAGATGGAGGCGTCGCAGTAGGCGAGGCGCCCATCCCCGTCCCAGACACCGTTTCCGGATCTGAGCCGGTCGCGTTGGGGAGCTTCCTCGACGCGTGGGGCGTGGAGCCGGTGATCACCGTGGAGCTCGATCCCCCGAAGGGGCTCGATTGCGAGAGGGTGCTGGCCGGGAGCCGCGCGCTCAAGGACGCCGGGGCGCATGCCATCAACCTCGCCGAGAATCCGCTCGCGCGCGTGCGCATGGGGAACCTCGCCCTCGCCGCGACCATCCGCCGCGTGGTCGGCATCGAGGTGATCGCCCACGTCACTTGCCGCGACCGTAACCTGATCGGGATGCAGTCCGACCTGATGGGGGCGAGCCTTTTGGGGGTCACCTCCATCCTCGCCGTCACCGGCGATCCCGCGAGCCTTGGCGACGAGGCCGGGGCCACCTCGGTCTTCGACCTCAACTCGTTCACTCTCCTTAAGCTTTTGAGCGATCTGAACCGCGGGGTGAACGCGCTCGGCAACCCGATCGGCGCCGGTACCGGCTTCACCTTGGGGGCCGCCTTCAACCCGAATACGCAGCGGATGGACGTACAGGTGGGGCGGCTCGAGAAGAAGGTTGCCAACGGCGCCCGCTTCGTGCAGACCCAGCCGATCTACGACATCGCGCGCTTCGAGGAGATGATGGAGCGCACCGCCGGTCTTGGCATCCCCATCCTTCCAGGCGTGCTGCCGCTGGTATCGGGGCGAAACGCCGAGTTTCTGCACAACGAGGTCCCCGGTATCGTCATCCCCGAGGCGATCAGGAAGCGGATGGCCGGCAAGACCGGCGAGGAAGGTGTCGCCGAGGGACTAGCCATAGCCCGTGAATTCATCGAGGCGGCCGGAGCGAAGGCGGGCGGCTTCTACCTGATCCCTCCCTTCGGCAAGTACGAGATCGCGGTGGAACTGGTTAGCTTCATAAAACAGAGAACCCGGAAAGCGGAACACAGAGGACACTGA
- a CDS encoding putative manganese-dependent inorganic diphosphatase, giving the protein MDKQIFVIGHRNPDTDSVASAIAYAHLKRELGNERVTAAMAGSLNPQTTWLLPRLGIEAPLYLADVHPKVRDVIQRSPVTVPAGAPLLNALEEFHHNSIRILPVVDDAGVPRGVIPLRKIAERFLVTGPDSLRLVSASLASLADCLGGSFLAGAPDTAVEHLHLFVGAMGEESFLDRIAAFDPATLIVVTGDRASIQLASIERGVRLLIVTGGLAVSDETVRAAASRGVALLTTPLDTAATVSRARLATPVLELAVPSFESVSVDEPLGRLRDKLLHSGETAVLALEEDGTLAGVATKSSLFAPLPYALILVDHNELGQAVPGAEDVEILEVVDHHKLGNAPTSHPIPFITAPVGSTCTIVASLYDEHRMLPPAEIAALLLAGILSDTVILKSPTTTQRDRSTVERLAGIAGLDWESFGAEIFAASGALSGYGSPERVVGSDFKLFSQGEVTFGVGQVEVFGFDEFNEMKAELRKALAARREKEGLELAGLMVTDISSESTMFVMEGGQAFVRFMGYPQPEPHVFEMKGVMSRKKQLVPHLMKVLGGAR; this is encoded by the coding sequence ATGGACAAACAGATCTTCGTAATCGGCCACAGGAACCCGGACACCGACTCGGTCGCCTCGGCCATCGCCTACGCCCATTTGAAACGAGAGCTCGGCAACGAGCGCGTTACCGCGGCGATGGCGGGGAGCCTGAACCCGCAGACCACCTGGCTCCTTCCCCGCCTGGGGATCGAAGCGCCGCTCTACCTGGCCGACGTACACCCTAAGGTGCGCGACGTGATCCAGCGCTCGCCGGTCACCGTGCCGGCCGGGGCGCCGCTGTTGAACGCGCTGGAAGAATTCCACCACAACTCCATCAGGATCCTCCCGGTGGTCGACGACGCGGGTGTCCCGAGGGGGGTGATCCCGCTCAGAAAGATCGCCGAGCGCTTCCTTGTCACCGGTCCGGACTCCCTGCGCCTGGTATCCGCCTCGCTCGCCTCGCTCGCCGACTGCCTCGGGGGCAGCTTCCTTGCCGGCGCTCCGGACACGGCAGTGGAACACCTGCATCTCTTCGTCGGCGCGATGGGGGAGGAATCCTTCCTCGACAGGATCGCCGCCTTCGACCCCGCCACCCTGATCGTGGTGACCGGCGACCGGGCCTCAATTCAGCTCGCCTCGATCGAGCGCGGCGTGCGTCTGCTCATCGTGACCGGCGGCCTTGCCGTCTCCGATGAGACCGTGCGTGCCGCCGCCTCCCGCGGCGTTGCTCTCTTGACGACGCCGCTCGACACCGCGGCGACCGTCTCCCGCGCCAGGCTCGCGACTCCGGTTCTCGAGCTTGCCGTTCCGAGTTTCGAGAGCGTCTCCGTGGACGAGCCGCTCGGGCGCCTGCGCGACAAGCTCCTGCATTCCGGGGAGACCGCGGTCCTCGCCCTCGAGGAAGACGGGACCCTCGCCGGCGTCGCCACCAAGTCTTCACTCTTCGCGCCGCTACCTTACGCCCTGATCCTCGTGGACCACAACGAGCTCGGCCAGGCTGTACCGGGCGCAGAGGACGTGGAGATCCTGGAAGTGGTGGACCATCACAAGCTTGGGAACGCCCCGACGAGCCACCCGATCCCGTTCATCACCGCGCCGGTCGGAAGCACCTGCACCATCGTCGCGTCACTCTACGACGAGCACCGCATGCTCCCCCCCGCCGAGATCGCTGCACTGCTGCTCGCCGGAATCCTCTCGGACACGGTGATCCTCAAGTCGCCGACCACTACGCAGCGCGACCGCAGCACCGTGGAGCGGCTCGCGGGCATCGCAGGGCTAGACTGGGAGTCCTTTGGCGCCGAGATCTTCGCCGCCTCCGGGGCCCTTTCCGGTTACGGAAGCCCCGAGCGCGTGGTCGGCTCAGACTTCAAGCTCTTCAGTCAGGGCGAGGTGACCTTCGGCGTCGGGCAGGTCGAGGTGTTCGGCTTCGATGAATTCAACGAGATGAAAGCGGAATTGCGCAAGGCGCTCGCGGCGCGGCGTGAAAAGGAGGGGCTGGAGCTTGCCGGCCTCATGGTCACCGATATTTCGAGCGAAAGCACCATGTTCGTCATGGAAGGGGGACAGGCCTTCGTCCGCTTCATGGGGTACCCGCAGCCCGAGCCGCACGTCTTCGAGATGAAGGGTGTCATGTCGCGTAAGAAACAGCTGGTTCCGCACCTGATGAAGGTGCTCGGGGGCGCCCGATGA
- a CDS encoding DedA family protein: MHAAVQWLVETIGAMGYPGIFLLMAMESSVFPIPSELVMPPAGYLAQQGQMNMLAAIVCGTVGSLIGAYANYYAAHYLGRPLVLKYGKYVFITEEKFAKVERFFKDHGEISTFIGRLLPVVRHLISLPAGLAGMNHVKFSLYTLLGAGIWVTVLTFIGYFIGSNQDLIMKYSHQALIGVVIVSAVIITIYVKLQRRNGASSPE; this comes from the coding sequence ATGCACGCAGCGGTACAGTGGCTGGTAGAAACGATAGGCGCGATGGGATACCCGGGGATCTTCCTCCTGATGGCGATGGAGAGTTCCGTCTTCCCGATCCCCAGCGAGCTCGTAATGCCGCCCGCCGGCTACCTGGCGCAGCAGGGGCAGATGAACATGCTCGCGGCCATCGTCTGCGGCACCGTGGGGAGCCTCATCGGCGCCTACGCCAACTACTACGCGGCCCACTACCTCGGCCGTCCCCTGGTTCTTAAGTACGGCAAGTACGTCTTCATCACCGAGGAGAAGTTCGCCAAGGTGGAGCGCTTCTTCAAGGATCACGGCGAAATCTCCACCTTCATCGGGAGGCTTCTGCCGGTGGTCAGGCACCTGATCTCGCTTCCCGCCGGGCTTGCCGGGATGAACCACGTGAAGTTCTCGCTCTACACGCTTTTGGGCGCCGGGATCTGGGTCACCGTGCTCACCTTCATCGGCTACTTCATCGGGAGCAACCAGGACCTGATCATGAAGTACTCGCACCAGGCGCTCATCGGCGTCGTCATCGTAAGCGCCGTGATCATCACCATCTACGTGAAGCTGCAGCGCAGAAACGGCGCCAGCTCGCCGGAATAA
- the fsa gene encoding fructose-6-phosphate aldolase, translating to MKFFIDTADVKEIREANELGLVDGVTTNPSLIAKSGRRFEEVIKEITEIVDGPISAEVISLEHDGMIAEATELAKIHPNIVIKLPMTPEGLKATKTLHKQGIKTNVTLIFTPMQALLAAKAGATYVSPFVGRLDDISQDGMGIIEEIRTIFDNYGMDAQIIVASIRNPIHVLNSAMIGADICTIPYSVMLQLAKHPLTDAGIKKFLEDWEKVPK from the coding sequence ATGAAGTTTTTTATCGACACAGCGGATGTTAAGGAAATTCGGGAGGCCAACGAACTGGGCCTGGTGGACGGCGTCACCACCAACCCCTCCCTGATCGCCAAGAGTGGCCGGCGTTTTGAGGAAGTGATCAAGGAGATCACCGAGATCGTGGACGGCCCGATCTCCGCCGAGGTCATTTCCCTTGAGCACGACGGCATGATCGCCGAGGCAACCGAGCTCGCGAAGATCCACCCGAACATCGTCATCAAGCTCCCGATGACCCCGGAAGGGCTCAAGGCGACCAAGACCCTGCACAAGCAGGGGATCAAGACCAACGTCACGCTGATCTTCACCCCGATGCAGGCTCTCCTCGCCGCCAAGGCGGGCGCCACCTACGTCTCTCCGTTCGTCGGCCGCCTGGACGACATCTCCCAGGACGGCATGGGGATCATCGAAGAGATCAGGACCATCTTCGACAACTACGGCATGGACGCCCAGATCATCGTGGCGAGCATCAGGAACCCCATACACGTGCTGAACTCCGCCATGATCGGCGCCGACATCTGCACCATCCCGTACTCGGTCATGCTGCAGCTTGCGAAGCACCCGCTCACCGACGCGGGGATCAAGAAGTTCCTGGAGGACTGGGAGAAGGTTCCCAAGTAA
- a CDS encoding YHS domain-containing protein: MKFLIWALLGYLVYRMFVGKAPQKIEKQEKSAAETFQDPVCGVYIAEADAVVGRLEGKRYHFCSMECLRKFEAMQQRQ; this comes from the coding sequence GTGAAATTTTTGATCTGGGCGCTTTTGGGGTACCTCGTGTACCGCATGTTCGTGGGGAAAGCGCCCCAAAAGATAGAAAAGCAGGAAAAAAGCGCCGCCGAGACCTTTCAGGACCCGGTCTGCGGCGTGTACATAGCCGAGGCCGACGCGGTGGTCGGCAGGCTGGAGGGGAAGCGCTATCACTTCTGCTCCATGGAGTGCCTGAGAAAATTCGAAGCGATGCAACAGCGGCAATAA
- the folK gene encoding 2-amino-4-hydroxy-6-hydroxymethyldihydropteridine diphosphokinase: MEQCAYIGLGSNIGDRELKLLMAIAELGKLPQTRVTAVSPFYETEPVGGVPQDNFYNAVVRLNTELAPLDLLARLKRLEKDVFHRAPSQRWGARSMDLDILLYGELVMTGDELTIPHPRLAERRFALQPLADLAPDLVHPTLGKRIIELLTELTSPEKVVRI, from the coding sequence GTGGAACAATGCGCGTACATAGGACTGGGGAGCAACATCGGCGACCGCGAGTTGAAGCTTCTGATGGCGATTGCCGAGCTCGGGAAGCTGCCGCAAACGCGTGTCACCGCGGTGTCCCCCTTCTACGAGACCGAACCGGTCGGAGGGGTGCCCCAGGATAACTTCTACAACGCCGTGGTGCGCCTCAACACGGAGCTTGCGCCGCTCGATCTCCTGGCCCGGCTGAAGCGGCTGGAAAAGGACGTCTTCCACCGGGCGCCGTCGCAGCGCTGGGGCGCACGCAGCATGGACCTCGACATCCTCCTCTACGGCGAGCTGGTCATGACCGGCGACGAGCTCACCATCCCGCATCCGCGCCTGGCCGAGCGTCGTTTCGCCCTCCAGCCGCTGGCCGACCTCGCCCCCGACCTGGTACACCCGACCTTGGGCAAGCGAATCATCGAACTGTTGACGGAACTGACCTCTCCCGAGAAGGTGGTCAGGATCTAG
- a CDS encoding tetratricopeptide repeat protein translates to MNTAEIAEMETDELVHLGKEALETRRFTVAQRYLHAALEKERTPEHLSLYALALAQATGNVQTAVTLCQEAVKREPKNSNHYLRLGTIYLAAGRKKEAIRALHLGLRVGKNPAITKLLQALGQRERPVLPFLSRGNPVNKYLGKIRSSLFKK, encoded by the coding sequence GTGAACACTGCAGAGATTGCCGAAATGGAAACCGACGAACTGGTGCATCTCGGGAAGGAGGCGCTGGAAACGCGCCGCTTCACTGTGGCGCAACGCTACCTGCATGCCGCCCTGGAAAAGGAGCGCACGCCAGAGCACCTCTCCCTTTACGCCCTGGCTTTGGCCCAGGCGACAGGAAACGTGCAGACGGCGGTAACCCTCTGCCAGGAGGCGGTCAAGAGAGAGCCCAAGAATTCGAACCATTACCTGCGACTTGGCACAATCTACCTAGCCGCCGGAAGAAAGAAAGAGGCGATCAGGGCGCTGCATCTGGGACTCAGGGTGGGAAAGAATCCCGCCATCACGAAACTTTTGCAGGCACTTGGGCAGCGGGAACGGCCGGTGCTCCCGTTCCTTTCCAGGGGGAATCCGGTCAACAAGTATCTTGGCAAGATAAGGAGCAGCCTCTTCAAAAAGTAA
- a CDS encoding secondary thiamine-phosphate synthase enzyme YjbQ: MIQYITLKSRERTELIDITARVEDLVAAAMVGGGTCDVFVLHTTAGVTVNEGADPAVKRDIANCLDQLVPDAHYFTHAEGNSAAHVKSTLVGTCQRLLIDRGKLLLGTWQALYFCEFDGPRERRVAVRISGD; the protein is encoded by the coding sequence ATGATCCAATACATTACGCTGAAAAGCAGGGAGAGGACGGAGTTGATCGACATCACCGCGCGGGTGGAGGATCTGGTCGCGGCGGCAATGGTGGGAGGCGGCACCTGTGATGTCTTCGTGCTGCACACGACGGCCGGGGTCACCGTGAACGAAGGGGCCGACCCGGCGGTGAAGCGGGACATCGCGAACTGCCTCGACCAGCTGGTGCCGGACGCGCACTACTTCACCCACGCGGAAGGAAACTCCGCGGCGCACGTGAAATCGACCCTGGTGGGGACCTGCCAGAGGCTCTTGATCGATAGGGGCAAGCTTTTGCTGGGGACCTGGCAGGCGCTCTACTTCTGCGAGTTCGACGGCCCGCGTGAGCGGCGCGTGGCGGTGAGGATCAGCGGGGATTAG
- the thiL gene encoding thiamine-phosphate kinase — protein sequence MKLAELGEFGLIDRIKAHVAASPSVLLGIGDDAAALVPTQGFVTLITSDMLLEGVHFDLSFCDPRTLGRKSLSVNLSDVAAMGAHPRHFLLGVALPKDVPLEFMDGFMAGMLEQAERFGATLVGGDTCASKGGLAISVTALGEQRPELVLKRSGAQPGDLVCVTGTVGDAAAGLNQLMRGEREGFLVSRQLDPTPRVEAGIALAEAGCVTAMIDVSDGVLQDLGHICEMSGVGARLELAKLPLSDEYLSECAEDPFALALSGGEDYELLFCIPEGRDAEAMEVCARAGVPVSVIGTVTAGSGIELAAPDGTPYRAPRRGFDHFA from the coding sequence TTGAAACTTGCTGAACTCGGGGAATTCGGCCTCATCGACAGGATAAAGGCACACGTCGCCGCGTCACCCTCGGTGCTTCTGGGCATCGGGGACGACGCGGCGGCGCTCGTTCCCACCCAAGGATTCGTCACCCTCATCACCTCCGACATGCTCCTTGAAGGGGTCCACTTCGACCTCTCCTTCTGCGATCCGCGCACCCTCGGCAGGAAATCGCTTTCCGTCAACCTATCCGATGTCGCGGCCATGGGGGCGCACCCGCGCCACTTCCTGCTCGGCGTGGCACTTCCCAAGGACGTACCTCTGGAATTCATGGACGGCTTCATGGCCGGTATGCTGGAGCAGGCGGAGCGCTTCGGCGCGACCCTGGTCGGCGGGGACACCTGCGCCTCCAAGGGGGGGCTTGCCATCTCGGTCACCGCGCTTGGCGAGCAGCGTCCCGAGCTGGTCTTGAAGCGAAGCGGCGCGCAGCCGGGGGATTTGGTCTGCGTGACCGGGACGGTCGGGGACGCGGCGGCGGGGCTGAACCAGCTCATGCGCGGGGAGCGGGAGGGATTCCTGGTTTCGCGGCAGCTCGACCCGACCCCGAGGGTGGAGGCGGGGATCGCCCTCGCCGAGGCGGGGTGCGTCACCGCCATGATCGACGTAAGCGACGGGGTGCTGCAGGATTTGGGGCACATCTGCGAGATGTCAGGCGTGGGTGCGCGTCTGGAGCTTGCGAAGCTGCCGCTGTCCGACGAATACCTCTCCGAGTGCGCCGAAGACCCGTTCGCCCTGGCGCTCTCGGGTGGGGAGGACTATGAGTTGCTGTTTTGCATTCCTGAAGGTAGGGATGCTGAAGCCATGGAGGTCTGTGCCCGCGCCGGAGTCCCGGTTTCCGTGATCGGAACGGTCACCGCCGGCTCCGGAATCGAGCTCGCCGCTCCCGACGGGACGCCCTACCGCGCGCCGAGGCGCGGCTTCGACCATTTCGCCTAA